Proteins encoded together in one Terriglobus saanensis SP1PR4 window:
- a CDS encoding aconitate hydratase — protein MSTLNTFDAKATLVSGGKNYEIYRLDSLANKGIELARLPFSLRILLENLLRREDGVTVTADDITFLAKWEAKAEPSREIAYMPARVLMQDFTGVPAIVDLAAMRDAMKTLGGDPEKINPLQPAELVIDHSVQVDEYGTANAYDMNSLLEFQRNRERYAFLKWGQTAFRNFSAVPPGMGICHQVNLEYLARVVFTTPESGDHAGQAYPDTLVGTDSHTTMVNGLGVLGWGVGGIEAEAAMLGQPVSMLVPQVVGFKLTGKLKQGTTATDLVLTITEQLRKHGVVGKFVEFYGSGIAELPLADRATIANMAPEYGATCGIFPVDKETLAYLRLTGRSEAQIQLVEDYYSAQGMFYTASSTDAEYTSSLELDLTTVEPSIAGPKRPQDRVALSQASESFAKQLPSLYGPNANLKGDRQISRWQGEGGHSSQDGSIESNKAMPEPGKDGHLTTGFEPIASIKERFGFDVDEYLHHGSIVIAAITSCTNTSNPNVMLAAGLLAKKAVEKGLRTPPWVKTSLAPGSRVVTDYYDKAGLTQYLDALRFQTVGYGCTTCIGNSGALPTDVSKAIDEHGLVAVSVLSGNRNFEGRINSDVRANYLMSPPLVVAYALAGRIDFNFDTEAIGTGKDGEQVFLKDIWPSQQEVAETVANSIDSSMFHKEYSTISDGDVSWQNLKFPLGDTYGWEPDSTYIRKAPYFDGMPATPAPVTDIAGARVLAVLGDSVTTDHISPAGSIKLNGPAGKYLIEHGVKATDFNSYGSRRGNHEVMVRGTFANVRLKNKLAPGTEGGVTRLLPEDKGMSIYDASVIYAERNVPLAILAGKEYGSGSSRDWAAKGPRLLGIRFVLAESYERIHRSNLVGMGILPLQFQAGDNAESHCLTGEEIYDVPGLKEMLDNKFASGKQITVTATDKDGEVKHIPATVRIDTPQEILYYQHGGILQYVLRQLAGKA, from the coding sequence ATGAGCACGCTCAACACCTTCGACGCCAAAGCCACCCTTGTTTCCGGCGGCAAAAACTACGAAATCTACCGCCTCGACTCCCTCGCCAACAAGGGCATCGAGCTCGCACGCCTTCCCTTCTCACTCCGCATCCTGCTGGAGAACCTCCTCCGCCGCGAAGACGGTGTCACGGTTACCGCCGACGATATTACCTTCCTCGCCAAGTGGGAAGCCAAGGCCGAACCCTCCCGCGAGATCGCCTACATGCCCGCCCGCGTCCTGATGCAGGACTTCACCGGCGTTCCCGCCATCGTCGACCTCGCCGCCATGCGCGATGCCATGAAAACTCTTGGTGGCGACCCCGAAAAGATCAATCCTCTGCAGCCCGCCGAGCTGGTCATCGATCACTCCGTCCAGGTGGACGAGTACGGCACCGCCAACGCCTACGACATGAACTCGCTCCTCGAGTTCCAGCGTAACCGCGAGCGTTACGCCTTTCTGAAGTGGGGCCAGACCGCCTTCCGTAACTTTTCCGCCGTGCCTCCCGGCATGGGCATCTGCCACCAGGTCAATCTGGAATACCTCGCCCGCGTCGTCTTTACGACCCCCGAGAGCGGCGACCACGCCGGTCAGGCCTACCCGGACACCCTCGTCGGCACCGACTCCCACACAACCATGGTCAACGGTCTCGGCGTCCTCGGCTGGGGCGTCGGCGGCATTGAAGCAGAGGCCGCTATGCTCGGCCAGCCGGTCTCCATGCTGGTTCCCCAGGTCGTCGGCTTCAAACTCACCGGCAAGCTGAAGCAGGGCACCACCGCCACCGATCTCGTGCTCACCATTACCGAACAGCTCCGCAAGCACGGCGTCGTGGGCAAGTTCGTCGAGTTCTACGGCTCCGGAATAGCGGAGTTACCACTAGCAGATAGAGCCACCATCGCCAACATGGCGCCGGAGTACGGCGCGACCTGCGGCATCTTCCCCGTCGACAAAGAGACCCTCGCTTATCTCCGCCTTACCGGCCGCAGCGAGGCTCAGATCCAACTCGTCGAGGACTATTACAGCGCCCAGGGTATGTTCTACACCGCCTCCTCCACGGACGCCGAGTACACCTCCTCGCTCGAACTCGACCTCACCACCGTCGAACCCAGCATCGCCGGCCCCAAGCGTCCGCAGGATCGCGTTGCCCTCTCGCAGGCGTCGGAGTCCTTCGCGAAACAGCTTCCCTCGCTTTACGGCCCCAACGCCAACCTCAAGGGCGATCGCCAGATCTCGCGCTGGCAGGGTGAAGGCGGCCACTCCTCGCAGGATGGTTCCATCGAGTCCAACAAGGCCATGCCCGAACCCGGCAAGGACGGTCATCTCACCACCGGCTTTGAGCCCATCGCCTCCATCAAGGAGCGCTTCGGCTTCGATGTAGACGAATACCTGCACCACGGCAGCATCGTCATCGCCGCCATCACCTCCTGCACCAACACCTCGAACCCCAATGTCATGCTGGCCGCCGGCCTGCTGGCGAAGAAGGCTGTCGAAAAGGGTCTCCGCACCCCTCCCTGGGTCAAAACCTCGCTCGCTCCCGGATCGCGCGTCGTCACCGACTACTACGACAAGGCCGGTCTCACGCAATACCTCGACGCGCTTCGTTTCCAGACCGTCGGCTATGGCTGCACCACCTGCATCGGCAACTCCGGCGCACTGCCTACGGATGTCTCCAAGGCCATCGATGAGCACGGTCTCGTCGCCGTCTCGGTCCTCTCGGGCAATCGCAACTTCGAGGGTCGTATCAACTCCGACGTTCGCGCCAACTACCTCATGTCGCCACCACTCGTCGTCGCCTACGCCCTCGCGGGACGGATCGACTTCAACTTCGACACAGAAGCCATCGGCACCGGCAAAGATGGCGAACAGGTCTTTCTGAAAGACATCTGGCCCTCGCAGCAAGAGGTCGCCGAAACCGTCGCTAACTCCATCGACTCCTCCATGTTCCACAAGGAGTACTCGACCATCTCCGATGGCGACGTCAGCTGGCAGAACCTCAAGTTCCCGCTCGGCGACACCTACGGATGGGAGCCCGATTCCACCTACATCCGCAAGGCGCCGTACTTCGACGGCATGCCCGCAACCCCGGCTCCTGTCACTGACATCGCCGGTGCGCGCGTCCTCGCCGTCCTCGGCGACTCCGTCACCACCGATCACATCTCGCCCGCAGGTTCCATCAAGCTGAACGGTCCCGCAGGCAAGTACCTGATCGAGCACGGCGTCAAAGCCACGGACTTCAACAGCTACGGCTCGCGCCGCGGCAATCACGAGGTCATGGTCCGCGGCACCTTTGCCAACGTCCGCCTGAAGAACAAGCTAGCCCCCGGCACCGAAGGCGGCGTCACGCGCCTGCTTCCGGAAGACAAGGGCATGAGCATCTACGACGCCTCCGTCATTTACGCGGAGCGCAACGTTCCGCTCGCCATTCTTGCGGGGAAGGAGTACGGTTCAGGCTCCAGCCGCGACTGGGCAGCCAAGGGACCGCGCCTCCTCGGCATCCGCTTCGTCCTCGCCGAAAGCTACGAACGCATTCACCGCTCCAACCTCGTCGGCATGGGCATCCTTCCCCTGCAGTTCCAAGCAGGCGATAACGCAGAGTCTCATTGCCTCACCGGCGAGGAGATCTACGACGTCCCCGGCCTCAAGGAGATGCTGGATAACAAATTCGCCAGCGGCAAACAGATCACCGTCACCGCAACCGACAAGGACGGCGAAGTGAAACACATTCCCGCCACCGTCCGCATCGACACGCCGCAGGAGATCCTCTACTACCAGCACGGCGGCATCCTGCAGTACGTCCTTCGCCAACTCGCAGGCAAGGCCTAA
- a CDS encoding type II toxin-antitoxin system VapC family toxin — protein MDTSALVKLFIAEQGTNEMLRFANAEDDRNKVISALAQIEARSAICRLRQGNFIDPAETALALNSLADEIRRVIEQPLNPPVIEAASTVIDRYYLRALDAAQLGSAIVARDLLGASDMRFIASDKALLEAAHEEGFDVWDPVNP, from the coding sequence ATCGATACAAGTGCACTCGTAAAGCTTTTTATCGCCGAACAGGGTACGAACGAGATGTTGCGATTCGCCAATGCTGAAGATGACCGCAATAAAGTCATCTCCGCCCTGGCACAGATCGAAGCACGTTCCGCGATTTGTCGACTTCGACAGGGTAACTTTATCGACCCTGCCGAAACCGCCTTGGCTCTCAATTCTCTTGCGGATGAGATTCGGCGCGTGATCGAACAGCCTCTCAATCCTCCGGTCATAGAAGCCGCCAGTACGGTGATCGATCGCTACTATCTCCGGGCGCTAGACGCGGCACAGCTTGGAAGCGCCATCGTTGCACGCGATCTTCTCGGAGCGTCGGATATGCGTTTTATCGCATCGGATAAGGCTCTCCTCGAAGCAGCGCATGAAGAGGGATTTGACGTATGGGATCCCGTCAATCCATAG
- a CDS encoding alpha-L-fucosidase has translation MKKVFCAALLGVAVSFQGQTKAQGRPLPLSEPRPSAATLEEWGGRKFGMFIHFGLYSELGGVWKGKPVDNGYSEQIMGNAPIPLDEYAAVAKRFDPEKWDPDAVVALAKAAGMRFIVITSKHHDGFSMFHTAQSKYNVVDATPYKRDVVKELADACRRGGMKFGVYYSSIDWHEPGMDHYIEGNSNPLSDAHAKFNVAQLKELLGGTYGPLSEIWFDMGKPTPAQSKLFAETVHTLQPQTMVSGRVFNYQGDFTVMGDNEVPEYGIDEPWQTPASIFGATWGYRSWQKRDDVQGKIQENIVRLVQVVSRGGNYILNIGPEGDGSVVPYEAEVLRGVGAWLKPTGEAIYGTKASPFPDLDFGYVTLGDHAVYLFVKNDGAPLRLPGGSGTQWTGATLLGDHHALKIFPEGADTVVQKPADWFHGFLPVVKLTYRGPLRVTKPKIAAETDGSYRLTAQNAEKFYNYNGFGYEDPKTLYKMRWEIAAGCYAATFKTAGSGAAALVAKGAARTVSVADGTVVKVEVGTDATFEITPKEPFLKGTALPLKVEVVLMTPCK, from the coding sequence ATGAAGAAGGTTTTTTGCGCGGCGTTGTTAGGGGTAGCAGTTTCTTTTCAGGGACAGACGAAGGCGCAGGGCAGGCCGTTGCCGCTGTCCGAGCCGAGACCTTCGGCAGCTACTCTGGAGGAGTGGGGCGGACGGAAGTTTGGGATGTTTATCCACTTCGGTCTCTACTCCGAGCTGGGTGGGGTGTGGAAGGGCAAACCCGTGGACAACGGGTACAGCGAACAGATCATGGGGAACGCGCCGATCCCGCTGGACGAGTATGCGGCGGTGGCAAAGCGCTTCGATCCGGAGAAGTGGGACCCGGATGCAGTCGTCGCACTGGCGAAGGCGGCGGGCATGCGCTTTATCGTGATTACGTCGAAGCATCATGACGGCTTCAGCATGTTCCATACGGCGCAGTCGAAGTACAACGTGGTGGATGCGACGCCGTACAAGCGCGATGTGGTGAAGGAGCTGGCGGACGCCTGCCGTCGCGGCGGGATGAAGTTCGGCGTGTACTACTCTTCGATCGACTGGCATGAGCCTGGGATGGACCACTACATCGAAGGCAACAGCAACCCGCTGAGCGACGCGCACGCGAAGTTCAACGTGGCGCAGTTGAAAGAGCTTCTGGGCGGAACGTATGGGCCGCTGAGCGAGATCTGGTTCGACATGGGCAAGCCCACGCCCGCGCAGAGCAAGCTCTTTGCGGAGACGGTGCACACGCTGCAGCCGCAGACGATGGTAAGCGGACGCGTCTTCAACTACCAGGGCGACTTTACCGTGATGGGCGACAACGAGGTGCCGGAGTACGGCATCGACGAACCGTGGCAGACGCCCGCTTCGATCTTCGGTGCGACGTGGGGATACCGGAGCTGGCAGAAGCGAGACGACGTTCAGGGGAAGATCCAGGAAAACATCGTGCGACTGGTGCAGGTGGTGAGCCGCGGCGGAAACTACATCCTGAACATCGGGCCAGAGGGAGATGGCTCCGTTGTGCCGTATGAGGCCGAGGTGCTGCGCGGTGTTGGTGCATGGCTGAAGCCCACAGGCGAGGCGATCTATGGGACGAAGGCTTCGCCGTTTCCGGATCTGGATTTTGGCTATGTGACGCTCGGAGACCATGCCGTGTATCTCTTTGTGAAGAACGACGGCGCGCCGTTACGCTTGCCGGGTGGCAGCGGGACCCAGTGGACTGGAGCAACTTTGCTTGGTGATCATCACGCGCTGAAGATCTTCCCGGAAGGAGCGGATACTGTGGTGCAGAAGCCTGCGGATTGGTTCCATGGCTTTCTGCCTGTGGTGAAGCTGACGTATCGCGGGCCGTTGCGTGTGACAAAGCCGAAGATCGCGGCTGAGACGGATGGCTCGTATCGCCTGACGGCACAGAATGCCGAGAAGTTTTATAACTACAACGGCTTTGGGTATGAGGATCCAAAGACGCTCTACAAGATGCGTTGGGAGATTGCGGCTGGGTGTTATGCGGCTACCTTCAAGACGGCTGGAAGTGGGGCGGCGGCTCTTGTAGCGAAGGGTGCTGCGCGGACAGTCTCTGTTGCGGATGGGACTGTGGTGAAGGTGGAAGTGGGGACAGATGCAACGTTTGAGATTACTCCCAAGGAGCCATTCTTGAAGGGGACTGCGCTGCCTTTGAAAGTGGAGGTAGTTTTGATGACGCCTTGTAAATAG
- a CDS encoding NAD(P)/FAD-dependent oxidoreductase, with protein sequence MAEFDVIVVGGGPAGATAALRLGQAGVKALLIEKAKAFPREKPCGGGLSSRVLVRFPYLKEVFEEVGVNQIRRVYLESPDGSNAVHEQPEPIMHLVRRWEFDAALFRRAAAVIPVEMGTTVRTLTVKADGVELEATDGRVFTAKMVIGADSANSLIARHAGLRVGEARDEFAVDMMEETPVAEMQAARPDTVSMFLTLTKTFGYGYIFPKKDHVNLGFGCKMDYYLTELRGKGKEHHAGWVDEMKAKGFVSGETQPAGYKAFPIPISGPLARTYADRVLLAGDAGGFVNAFTAEGIVYAMTSGDLAAVAAMQAVKAERFDTAQLASYEKAWKAEIGDDLAHSVDIQKRLFNDSGRIDSLVRAAGRDARLAELFIGYSMGASSYEELRGYMLKSSVPKWVMGRVKSALGFG encoded by the coding sequence ATGGCTGAGTTTGATGTGATTGTGGTGGGTGGCGGTCCAGCGGGAGCTACGGCTGCTCTGCGGTTGGGGCAAGCAGGCGTGAAGGCTCTTCTCATTGAGAAGGCGAAGGCCTTTCCCCGCGAGAAGCCTTGCGGTGGCGGTTTGAGCTCGCGGGTGCTGGTGCGCTTTCCTTATCTGAAAGAAGTCTTCGAAGAGGTTGGCGTCAACCAGATCCGTCGCGTGTATCTCGAGAGTCCCGACGGCAGCAACGCGGTGCATGAGCAGCCGGAGCCGATCATGCACCTGGTGCGGCGGTGGGAGTTCGATGCAGCGTTGTTTCGGCGCGCGGCGGCGGTGATTCCGGTGGAGATGGGGACGACGGTCCGCACGCTGACGGTGAAGGCCGACGGAGTGGAGCTGGAAGCTACGGATGGGCGTGTGTTTACCGCGAAGATGGTCATCGGCGCGGACAGCGCCAACAGCCTGATCGCACGGCATGCCGGTCTCCGCGTGGGCGAGGCGCGCGACGAGTTCGCCGTGGACATGATGGAAGAGACGCCCGTTGCGGAGATGCAGGCAGCGCGTCCCGACACGGTAAGCATGTTTCTTACGCTGACGAAGACGTTTGGCTACGGGTACATCTTCCCCAAGAAAGACCATGTAAATCTTGGTTTCGGTTGCAAGATGGACTACTACCTGACGGAGTTGCGCGGTAAGGGGAAGGAGCATCACGCGGGTTGGGTGGACGAGATGAAGGCGAAGGGCTTTGTCTCTGGCGAGACACAGCCTGCGGGATATAAGGCCTTTCCAATTCCGATCAGCGGGCCTCTGGCGCGCACGTATGCCGACCGCGTCCTGCTTGCCGGAGATGCGGGCGGATTTGTGAATGCGTTTACGGCAGAGGGCATTGTGTATGCGATGACCTCGGGCGATCTCGCCGCCGTGGCTGCGATGCAGGCCGTGAAGGCGGAGCGCTTCGATACCGCGCAGCTGGCGAGTTACGAGAAGGCGTGGAAGGCGGAGATCGGCGATGATCTCGCGCACTCGGTGGATATTCAGAAACGGCTCTTCAATGACTCCGGAAGGATCGACTCGCTGGTACGCGCGGCAGGCAGGGATGCGCGCCTGGCGGAGTTGTTCATCGGGTACAGCATGGGTGCATCGAGTTATGAGGAGCTGCGCGGATACATGCTGAAGAGCTCGGTGCCGAAGTGGGTGATGGGCCGTGTTAAGTCGGCGCTTGGCTTCGGATGA
- a CDS encoding TetR/AcrR family transcriptional regulator, whose product MPRPKTGDKRADILRAAIESIASDGTGTSTAKVAKAAGVAEGTLFRYFRDKDALLNELYLELKLDVRVAMTARFPVASSLRRRIQHIWDAYISWGMESPAKRKAMVHLNVSERITDQSRQEGQVGFEHATEAMQQLIAHGKLNGMPPGFASDLLLAMAETTMVSMTVSAADAEGYRKTGFEAFWSAAAKSSKK is encoded by the coding sequence ATGCCGCGACCAAAAACAGGAGATAAGCGTGCAGACATACTCCGTGCAGCCATCGAATCGATTGCCTCCGATGGCACCGGCACGTCCACAGCCAAAGTTGCGAAGGCTGCGGGCGTGGCGGAGGGAACACTATTCCGCTATTTTCGGGATAAAGACGCCCTGCTCAACGAGTTATACCTTGAACTAAAGCTCGACGTGCGGGTAGCTATGACCGCTAGATTTCCTGTGGCCAGTTCGCTCCGAAGACGCATACAGCATATATGGGACGCCTATATCAGCTGGGGCATGGAATCTCCCGCGAAGCGCAAGGCGATGGTTCACCTCAATGTCTCCGAACGGATCACAGACCAAAGTAGACAAGAGGGACAGGTTGGCTTCGAACACGCCACCGAAGCCATGCAGCAGCTGATCGCACACGGTAAATTAAACGGTATGCCGCCAGGCTTTGCGTCAGATCTTCTACTGGCGATGGCTGAGACGACCATGGTATCCATGACGGTCAGTGCGGCCGATGCAGAGGGCTATCGCAAAACAGGCTTCGAGGCCTTTTGGAGCGCGGCAGCAAAAAGCAGCAAGAAATAA
- a CDS encoding SDR family NAD(P)-dependent oxidoreductase — MSKVWLVTGSASGLGRDIAEAVLASGDRLLATARDPQRLNDLVERYGDQVHTAALDVADERAAQVAVARAVDLFGRLDVLVNNAGYGDMAPFEQVSSERFRALIETNFFGVVSMTRAAIPVMRKQKSGCILQISSVGGRIATAGSASYHASKWAVGGFTEAIALEVAAFGVKICALEPGAMKTNYGNRSMRDTPTLLPEYEPSVGALIKALKGYWGHETGDPAKVAQVVLRLATEEQLPTHLLLGSGALQYFRLAEDRRESDARAWREVSLSTDADQSHDQPDLKL; from the coding sequence ATGTCCAAAGTATGGTTGGTAACAGGCAGTGCAAGCGGGCTAGGCCGCGATATTGCGGAGGCCGTGCTGGCTTCCGGGGATCGACTTCTGGCGACGGCTCGCGATCCGCAGCGATTAAATGATCTCGTAGAGCGATATGGCGATCAGGTACATACGGCCGCCCTCGATGTCGCCGATGAGCGGGCTGCCCAGGTTGCAGTCGCCAGGGCTGTCGATCTCTTCGGACGGTTGGATGTTCTTGTGAACAACGCCGGATATGGAGATATGGCACCGTTTGAGCAGGTAAGCTCAGAGAGATTTCGCGCTCTAATCGAGACGAACTTCTTCGGTGTCGTTTCTATGACGCGAGCCGCAATTCCAGTCATGCGAAAGCAGAAGAGCGGTTGTATCCTGCAGATCTCGTCCGTCGGCGGCCGGATTGCGACCGCAGGAAGCGCTTCTTATCACGCCTCAAAATGGGCCGTGGGCGGCTTCACGGAAGCCATCGCTCTGGAGGTTGCAGCCTTTGGCGTGAAGATATGCGCTCTGGAGCCCGGCGCTATGAAGACCAACTACGGCAATCGGTCGATGAGGGATACCCCTACACTCCTGCCTGAGTATGAGCCGTCTGTCGGCGCCTTGATCAAGGCGCTTAAAGGATATTGGGGACACGAGACGGGCGACCCCGCAAAGGTAGCTCAGGTCGTTTTACGACTGGCTACCGAGGAGCAGCTTCCCACGCATCTGTTGCTAGGCAGCGGCGCTCTGCAGTACTTCCGGCTTGCCGAGGACAGGCGGGAGTCCGATGCCAGGGCATGGCGTGAAGTCAGTCTCTCAACCGACGCCGATCAGTCACACGACCAACCCGACCTAAAGCTCTGA
- the msrA gene encoding peptide-methionine (S)-S-oxide reductase MsrA has product MRNSNVSAATRGPVPVAGVDEARATKPGREKAVFAGGCFWGTQAVFQRVKGVVHTDAGYAGGQAGTATYEQVTTETTGHAESVQVEYDPSKITYGELLRIYFSVAHDPTQLNRQGPDVGTSYRSAIFFVNPEQEKVAKAYIAQLETAKVFPRKIVTEVTPLKGFYKGEEYHQDYALKNPENPYIQVCDRPKIEALKKEFPDLFVEYHGLK; this is encoded by the coding sequence ATGCGAAATTCCAATGTAAGCGCTGCTACTCGTGGGCCTGTGCCCGTGGCGGGGGTGGATGAGGCTCGTGCGACGAAGCCGGGGCGCGAGAAAGCGGTCTTCGCGGGCGGATGCTTCTGGGGAACGCAGGCGGTCTTTCAGCGCGTCAAGGGTGTCGTGCACACCGACGCCGGCTATGCGGGCGGACAGGCCGGCACCGCCACCTACGAGCAGGTGACGACGGAGACGACCGGCCACGCCGAGAGCGTGCAGGTGGAGTACGACCCGTCGAAGATCACCTATGGCGAGCTGCTGCGTATCTACTTCTCCGTCGCGCACGATCCGACACAGCTCAACCGGCAGGGGCCCGATGTGGGAACGTCGTACAGGTCAGCCATCTTCTTTGTGAATCCCGAGCAGGAGAAGGTCGCAAAGGCATACATCGCACAGTTGGAGACGGCCAAGGTGTTTCCACGCAAGATCGTGACCGAAGTAACTCCGCTGAAGGGCTTCTATAAGGGCGAAGAGTATCACCAGGATTATGCGTTGAAGAACCCGGAAAATCCCTACATCCAGGTCTGCGATCGACCGAAGATTGAGGCGTTGAAGAAGGAGTTTCCGGACCTGTTTGTGGAGTACCACGGGTTGAAATAG
- a CDS encoding serine hydrolase domain-containing protein produces MMNVLRWGGLILLTVSSVAAQAQDLDPATKAKVENEIRRVMRETGVPSAQVGVARGGKVVYAAAFGEARIAYEGKPSIPATAEMHYAVGSISKQFTAACVLLLQEQGKLKLDDPVGKWFPNLTRANDVTLRMLLTHTSGYSDYAPQDYTIPEWTHTAKPVEVVRKWAGKPLDFEPGTKWQYSNTNFVLAGLIVEKVAGMPFRDFLRENVLTPLKLQEVLDLDYDRAKMEPTGYKRNALGPLRPAIPEAPGWYFADGELSMPVRTLMEWDLSLLNRTLLKPASYDEMFAEQKLKDGTGSHYALGQQTDTRNGRLVLHHSGEIGGFVAQNFWYPKEGVAIGVLTNQDASSAAGLITAAVSQILLPPASASAAAVSDPKATVRGILEAFQKGDIDRSLFTSNANFYFSPQAVGDYRTSLAPLGAIQSLTETRTLLRGGMQMRVYTVVYATKSVSISTYWMPDGKIEQFLLEGQ; encoded by the coding sequence ATGATGAATGTTCTTCGTTGGGGCGGTTTGATTCTTCTGACGGTCTCTTCCGTTGCGGCACAGGCGCAGGATCTTGATCCTGCGACCAAAGCGAAGGTAGAAAACGAGATTCGCCGCGTGATGCGGGAGACGGGCGTGCCGAGCGCGCAGGTGGGCGTGGCGCGTGGCGGCAAAGTGGTCTATGCGGCGGCATTTGGCGAAGCGCGTATTGCCTACGAAGGCAAGCCTTCCATTCCGGCGACGGCGGAGATGCACTACGCGGTGGGTTCGATTTCCAAGCAGTTCACGGCGGCATGCGTTCTGCTGCTGCAGGAGCAGGGCAAGCTGAAGCTGGATGATCCGGTAGGGAAGTGGTTTCCGAATCTGACGCGGGCCAACGACGTGACGCTGCGGATGCTTCTGACGCACACCTCCGGCTATTCGGACTACGCGCCGCAGGATTACACCATCCCGGAATGGACGCATACGGCCAAGCCGGTAGAGGTGGTGCGCAAGTGGGCGGGCAAGCCGCTGGACTTTGAGCCGGGGACGAAGTGGCAGTACAGCAACACCAACTTTGTTCTGGCCGGGTTGATCGTGGAGAAGGTGGCGGGTATGCCTTTCCGCGACTTTCTTCGGGAAAACGTGCTGACGCCGTTGAAGCTGCAGGAGGTTCTCGATCTGGACTACGACCGCGCGAAGATGGAGCCGACCGGATACAAACGCAACGCGCTCGGCCCGCTGCGGCCAGCGATTCCCGAGGCTCCGGGTTGGTACTTCGCGGATGGAGAGCTGTCCATGCCGGTGCGGACACTGATGGAGTGGGATCTTTCGCTTCTGAACCGGACTCTCTTGAAGCCTGCCAGCTATGACGAGATGTTTGCGGAACAGAAGCTGAAGGACGGCACTGGATCGCACTATGCGCTGGGACAGCAGACGGACACTCGGAATGGCCGGCTTGTCCTTCACCACTCCGGCGAGATTGGCGGCTTTGTCGCGCAGAATTTCTGGTATCCCAAAGAAGGTGTTGCGATTGGAGTTCTGACGAACCAGGACGCGAGCAGCGCGGCGGGGCTAATCACCGCAGCGGTGAGCCAGATCCTGCTTCCCCCGGCGAGCGCTTCCGCTGCAGCGGTGAGCGATCCGAAGGCGACAGTGCGCGGGATACTGGAGGCTTTCCAAAAGGGTGACATCGACCGCTCCTTGTTTACGTCCAACGCCAATTTCTATTTTTCGCCGCAGGCTGTCGGCGACTACCGTACGAGCCTCGCGCCGCTGGGAGCGATCCAGTCTCTTACAGAGACCCGCACGTTGCTGCGCGGCGGGATGCAGATGCGCGTCTACACCGTGGTGTATGCGACGAAGTCGGTCAGCATCTCCACCTATTGGATGCCGGATGGCAAGATCGAGCAGTTCCTTCTGGAGGGGCAGTAA
- the murQ gene encoding N-acetylmuramic acid 6-phosphate etherase, with translation MSENPNSNLGALLTETRNPASTRIDTLSTEEMLRVFNDEDAKIAGAVAAEIPNIARAVDAVSERFERGGRLFYTGAGTSGRLGVLDASECPPTFSVPRGLVVGIMAGGDTALRTAVEGAEDSRELGVSELVAVGFGKVVDGVCVDTLVGIAASGRTPYVLGAMEFAKQKGALVIGLSCVPGSLVAQAAEIAITPASGPEVITGSTRMKAGTATKLALNMLSTGVMVRTGHVYGNLMVNVQTTNEKLVDRAERIIVDATGCSRARAAELLQAAGTVKVAIVMEKLGLSREAAEEKLAAHKGHLRKTLGE, from the coding sequence ATGAGCGAAAATCCGAATTCCAACCTGGGCGCGCTGCTGACCGAGACGCGCAATCCCGCCTCCACCAGGATCGATACGTTGAGCACAGAGGAGATGCTGCGCGTCTTCAATGACGAAGATGCGAAGATTGCCGGTGCCGTGGCGGCGGAGATTCCAAACATCGCCCGTGCCGTGGACGCGGTTTCGGAGCGGTTTGAGCGCGGCGGACGCCTCTTTTATACCGGCGCGGGGACGAGCGGACGGCTGGGCGTGCTGGATGCCTCGGAGTGTCCGCCGACGTTTTCCGTGCCGCGTGGGCTGGTGGTGGGCATCATGGCGGGTGGAGATACGGCCCTGCGGACAGCGGTGGAGGGTGCGGAGGACTCGCGCGAACTGGGTGTGTCTGAACTCGTCGCTGTCGGGTTCGGCAAGGTCGTCGATGGGGTCTGTGTGGACACGCTGGTGGGCATCGCAGCAAGTGGGCGGACGCCCTATGTGCTTGGAGCGATGGAGTTTGCGAAGCAGAAGGGCGCCTTGGTAATTGGTCTGTCCTGCGTTCCGGGTTCTCTGGTGGCGCAGGCGGCGGAGATTGCGATCACGCCAGCGTCCGGGCCTGAGGTGATTACCGGCTCTACGCGGATGAAGGCAGGAACGGCGACGAAGCTGGCGCTCAATATGCTTTCAACCGGCGTGATGGTACGGACGGGGCACGTCTACGGCAACCTGATGGTCAACGTGCAGACGACGAACGAGAAGCTGGTCGACCGGGCGGAGCGGATCATCGTCGACGCAACGGGTTGCTCGCGCGCGCGCGCGGCGGAACTGCTGCAGGCTGCGGGGACGGTGAAGGTGGCGATCGTGATGGAGAAGCTCGGGCTTTCGCGGGAAGCAGCCGAGGAGAAGCTGGCGGCGCATAAGGGGCATCTGCGGAAGACATTAGGAGAGTAA